Proteins from a single region of Verrucosispora sp. NA02020:
- a CDS encoding BON domain-containing protein, with translation MTTAATARTDDRVQRDVLDELDWDPRVRGTDIGVTVHDGVVTLTGAVDGAARRWAAVGAARRIRGVRAIADEIEVRPAGPDGITDGELAIAAARALEWNSFVPAERLDVTVAAGWLMLRGEVEFGWQRRTAERELRRLRGVRGVTNLVGVRSAAPPDGDRVRRDVQRALLRGIGTERVTVQVSGDTVTLTGVVRSWWERDQAERMAWSAEGVSVVRDELIVGG, from the coding sequence ATGACCACGGCAGCGACGGCCCGGACCGACGACCGGGTCCAGCGGGACGTACTGGACGAGCTCGACTGGGATCCGCGGGTACGCGGAACCGACATCGGGGTCACCGTGCACGACGGGGTGGTGACGCTGACCGGTGCGGTGGACGGTGCGGCCCGCAGGTGGGCGGCGGTCGGCGCGGCCCGACGGATACGCGGCGTCCGCGCGATAGCCGACGAGATCGAGGTGCGTCCCGCCGGGCCGGACGGGATCACCGACGGCGAACTGGCGATCGCGGCCGCCCGGGCGTTGGAGTGGAACAGTTTCGTGCCGGCCGAACGCCTGGACGTCACCGTCGCCGCCGGTTGGCTGATGCTGCGCGGCGAGGTGGAGTTCGGGTGGCAACGGCGTACCGCCGAGCGGGAGTTGCGCCGGCTGCGGGGCGTACGCGGGGTGACGAACCTGGTCGGGGTGCGGTCCGCCGCCCCGCCCGACGGCGACCGGGTACGCCGCGACGTGCAACGTGCCCTGCTGCGCGGTATCGGCACGGAACGGGTGACCGTGCAGGTCAGCGGCGACACGGTGACCCTGACCGGGGTGGTGCGGTCCTGGTGGGAACGCGACCAGGCGGAACGGATGGCCTGGTCGGCCGAGGGGGTGTCGGTGGTACGCGACGAACTGATCGTGGGCGGCTGA
- a CDS encoding GNAT family N-acetyltransferase, producing the protein MAVLSAADVPITTSGYTLSIADGPRQVEAAQRLRHEVFAGELGATVAPDAPGLDTDALDPYCDHLLVRQEHTGAVVGTYRLLPPGRTDRRYAAGEFDLAPLDPLDGQLVEAGRSCVHPDHRTGAVINLMWAGIARYLHLRGLRWLGGCASVPVADGGLAAAAVWAQVRARHLAPPALRVRPLRPWFAEPGVPRVPVAGAAGLIPPLLRGYLRLGAQVCGEPGYDPDFGVADYYVLLDLDRMNPRYRRHFLGGRP; encoded by the coding sequence ATGGCTGTTCTGTCCGCCGCGGACGTACCTATCACGACCAGCGGCTACACCCTCTCGATCGCCGACGGACCCCGCCAGGTCGAGGCCGCGCAACGCCTGCGTCACGAGGTGTTCGCCGGCGAGTTGGGCGCGACCGTCGCGCCGGACGCACCCGGCCTGGACACCGACGCCCTCGATCCGTACTGCGACCACCTGCTGGTGCGCCAGGAGCACACCGGGGCGGTGGTCGGCACGTACCGCCTCCTGCCGCCGGGCCGGACGGACCGTCGTTACGCGGCGGGAGAGTTCGACCTGGCCCCGCTCGACCCGCTGGACGGGCAGCTGGTCGAGGCGGGTCGGTCCTGCGTACACCCGGATCACCGGACCGGCGCGGTGATCAACCTGATGTGGGCGGGCATCGCCCGCTACCTGCACCTGCGCGGCCTGCGTTGGCTCGGCGGCTGCGCCTCGGTGCCGGTGGCCGACGGCGGCCTGGCCGCCGCCGCGGTCTGGGCGCAGGTGCGCGCCCGCCACCTGGCGCCGCCCGCGCTGCGGGTCCGTCCGCTGCGGCCCTGGTTCGCCGAGCCGGGCGTGCCGCGCGTGCCGGTGGCGGGTGCCGCCGGGCTGATCCCGCCGCTGCTCCGCGGTTACCTGCGGCTCGGTGCCCAGGTCTGCGGCGAGCCGGGGTACGACCCGGACTTCGGGGTGGCCGACTACTACGTGCTGCTCGACCTGGACCGGATGAACCCCCGCTACCGGCGGCACTTCCTCGGTGGTCGACCGTGA
- a CDS encoding trypsin-like peptidase domain-containing protein, producing MSEYESDPRRPAPTDAEPSHPELSRAEYARTDSPGIPASGGGADRTAEAPTVPVRAVDAPGTRGQDNEPTMTGLPTAGSAPPASGRPTWSPSGGQPHQPGQPVSAQPGYGSPAGYGAPSGYAAQSGYGSQSGYGAQSGYGAQPGQSGYGGQSGQSGYGGQPGQPGQSGYPQSGAGYSGASWYPSQSSWSGGTQSGGSGHSGYPGQPGAPGGYPGQPAPWGPAPSQGSKPGRVAKFIGAGVAVFVLMLGSGVAGGSLALMLNDGGSGNRTFSAAPVIDGADLPRIAASVQDSVVSISTDSGGGSGVVLSADGFVLTNNHVIANGGDNVRVIFANGTTARAEIVGTDPKTDLAVLKANGVTNLQAATFGDSDAMQVGDTVLALGSPLGLQGSVTAGILSARDRTIQAGSGQPGQSASSISGLLQTDAPINPGNSGGALVNTRGEVIGINTAIATSGQGSSGNIGVGFAIPSNKAKDVTDKLRRGEKISHPSLGVSVNAAPGGGAMVGSLLPGGAAERAGLQLGDVIIRFGDKRINDSTDLVGAVQAGKVGDQVEVAYVRNSAEATVTVTLAEAS from the coding sequence ATGAGCGAGTACGAGTCCGACCCGCGCCGGCCGGCACCGACCGACGCCGAGCCGTCGCATCCCGAGCTGTCCCGTGCCGAGTACGCGCGGACCGACTCTCCTGGCATTCCGGCCTCCGGCGGCGGTGCCGACCGGACCGCCGAGGCGCCGACCGTCCCGGTGCGGGCGGTCGACGCGCCGGGCACCCGTGGGCAGGACAACGAGCCCACGATGACCGGCCTACCCACCGCCGGCTCGGCTCCGCCGGCCTCCGGTCGACCCACCTGGTCGCCGTCGGGTGGGCAACCGCACCAGCCCGGCCAGCCGGTCTCCGCCCAGCCCGGCTACGGCAGCCCTGCCGGCTACGGCGCCCCGTCCGGCTACGCCGCGCAGTCTGGTTACGGCAGCCAGTCCGGTTACGGCGCGCAGTCCGGCTACGGCGCCCAGCCGGGCCAGTCCGGCTACGGCGGCCAGTCCGGTCAGTCCGGGTACGGGGGCCAGCCCGGTCAGCCCGGTCAGTCCGGCTACCCCCAGTCCGGTGCCGGCTACTCCGGCGCGTCCTGGTACCCGAGCCAGTCGAGCTGGAGCGGCGGCACCCAGAGCGGCGGCTCCGGGCATTCGGGTTACCCGGGTCAGCCGGGGGCACCCGGCGGCTACCCGGGCCAGCCCGCCCCGTGGGGACCGGCCCCGTCCCAGGGGTCCAAGCCGGGGCGGGTCGCCAAGTTCATCGGCGCCGGTGTCGCGGTCTTCGTGCTGATGCTCGGCAGCGGTGTGGCCGGCGGGTCGCTCGCGCTGATGCTGAACGACGGCGGCAGCGGGAACCGCACGTTCTCCGCCGCGCCGGTGATCGACGGTGCCGACCTGCCGCGGATCGCCGCTTCCGTGCAGGACAGCGTGGTGTCGATCAGCACCGACAGCGGCGGGGGCTCCGGGGTGGTGCTGAGCGCCGACGGTTTCGTGCTGACCAACAACCACGTGATCGCCAACGGCGGCGACAACGTCCGGGTGATCTTCGCGAACGGCACCACCGCACGGGCCGAGATCGTCGGCACCGACCCGAAGACCGACCTGGCGGTGCTGAAGGCGAACGGGGTCACGAACCTCCAGGCCGCCACGTTCGGCGACAGCGACGCCATGCAGGTCGGCGACACGGTGCTCGCGTTGGGCAGCCCGCTCGGCCTCCAGGGCTCGGTGACGGCGGGCATCCTCAGCGCCCGGGACCGCACCATCCAGGCCGGCAGCGGACAGCCCGGCCAGTCGGCCAGCTCGATCTCCGGGCTGTTGCAGACCGACGCGCCGATCAACCCCGGTAACTCCGGCGGTGCGCTGGTCAACACGCGGGGCGAGGTGATCGGCATCAACACCGCCATCGCCACCTCCGGGCAGGGCTCCAGCGGCAACATCGGCGTGGGCTTCGCGATCCCCAGCAACAAGGCCAAGGACGTCACGGACAAGCTGCGACGCGGCGAGAAGATCAGCCACCCGTCGCTCGGGGTGAGTGTGAACGCTGCGCCCGGCGGCGGTGCGATGGTCGGTTCCCTGCTTCCGGGCGGTGCCGCCGAGCGGGCCGGCCTGCAACTGGGCGATGTGATCATCCGCTTCGGCGACAAGCGGATCAACGACTCCACCGACCTGGTCGGGGCCGTGCAGGCCGGCAAGGTCGGTGACCAGGTCGAGGTGGCCTACGTGCGGAACAGCGCCGAGGCGACGGTGACCGTGACGCTCGCCGAGGCGTCCTGA
- a CDS encoding lysophospholipid acyltransferase family protein, translating to MTALAHPLWRPDSTCGPECLSRTDETHTVPVARRLLRATALLGMLGLGVGVAALLPLLPAREWAGLTSAWARATARACGVRLRVRGRLPRRRVLLVANHVSWWDVPALLAVAPARLVAKREVGRWPLVGLLARAAGTVFVDRTRPRRLPATVDRVAATLRAGRSVAVFPEGTTWCGTRAACRPRTGFRPAMFQAAIDAGAPVVPLRIGYRLGTTGPATTAPAFLGAESLLRSVWRVLALRELTVTVEIAAPLYPTRTADRRALARVAESAVHLVPSSAGVPPTAPVPVRSLWRPPQRVVGPSPTGTTGPEMPLAA from the coding sequence GTGACCGCGCTCGCCCACCCGCTGTGGCGACCCGACTCCACCTGCGGTCCGGAGTGCCTGTCCCGCACCGACGAGACCCACACCGTCCCGGTGGCCCGACGGCTGCTCCGGGCCACCGCCCTGCTCGGCATGCTCGGGCTCGGCGTCGGGGTGGCCGCGCTGCTCCCGCTGCTGCCCGCCCGCGAGTGGGCGGGCCTGACCAGCGCCTGGGCCCGCGCCACGGCCCGGGCCTGCGGGGTGCGTCTGCGGGTACGCGGGCGGCTGCCCCGGCGGCGGGTCCTGCTGGTCGCCAACCACGTCTCCTGGTGGGACGTGCCGGCGCTGCTGGCGGTCGCCCCGGCCCGGTTGGTGGCCAAGCGGGAGGTCGGTCGCTGGCCGCTGGTGGGCCTGCTGGCCCGGGCGGCGGGCACGGTCTTCGTGGACCGCACCCGCCCGCGCCGCCTGCCGGCCACCGTGGACCGGGTGGCGGCGACCCTGCGGGCGGGCCGCTCCGTCGCGGTGTTCCCGGAGGGCACCACCTGGTGCGGTACGCGTGCCGCCTGCCGCCCTCGGACCGGCTTCCGGCCGGCGATGTTCCAGGCCGCGATCGACGCCGGGGCGCCCGTGGTGCCGCTGCGGATCGGCTACCGGCTCGGGACGACCGGACCAGCCACCACGGCACCGGCCTTCCTCGGCGCGGAGAGCCTGCTGCGGTCGGTCTGGCGGGTGCTCGCCCTGCGGGAGCTGACCGTCACCGTGGAGATCGCCGCGCCGCTATACCCGACCCGTACCGCCGACCGTCGGGCGCTCGCCCGGGTCGCCGAATCGGCGGTGCACCTCGTACCGTCGTCGGCGGGTGTGCCGCCCACCGCGCCGGTGCCGGTACGGTCGCTGTGGAGGCCCCCGCAGCGTGTGGTCGGGCCGTCGCCGACCGGTACGACCGGACCCGAGATGCCGCTCGCCGCCTGA
- a CDS encoding HAMP domain-containing sensor histidine kinase, producing MNPVQQGKTRLRSVPLRVKLVAAVLALVAAALLVIASLTTIFLRSYLVGQIDTQLRGSGQTLGPLVPLMKTGRVGAMLPSDYFVVLANPELGLTRPYYDDNTFGPQQLPRVPDDVQGFSERVGEPRTVTSWDGHTRWRMYYVEVSDGEVLAIGQHLTEVEAAVKRLILIDMLVGGAVLILLASVGAAIVRTSLKPLVEIERTAAAIAGGDLSRRVPDPEYGQPCPTSELGRLSRALNAMLSQIEMAFTARAASEFAARSAESAAREAAEAARASEARSRRSEERMRQFVADASHELRTPLTTIRGFAELYRQGAARAPEQTSDLLRRIEDEASRMGLLVEDLLLLARLDLERPLSLAPVELPVLAADAVEAARATAPDRRIELEIQSGSGPLVVRGDDARLRQVIGNLMTNALRHTPSEASVTLRLRAEPGDLAVIEVADTGPGLTGEQAERVFERFYRADASRTRRSGSYTGTGLGLAIVAALVSVHQGTVEVTDTPGGGATFRIRLPLAPATDIDDE from the coding sequence GTGAATCCGGTCCAGCAGGGCAAGACCCGACTCCGCTCGGTACCGCTGCGGGTCAAGCTCGTCGCGGCCGTACTCGCGTTGGTCGCGGCTGCGCTGCTGGTTATCGCCTCGCTGACCACGATCTTCCTCCGCAGCTACCTGGTCGGGCAGATCGACACACAGTTGCGAGGCTCGGGCCAGACGCTCGGTCCACTGGTCCCCCTGATGAAGACCGGCCGGGTGGGAGCGATGCTGCCCAGCGACTACTTCGTGGTGCTGGCGAACCCGGAACTCGGCCTCACCCGGCCGTACTACGACGACAACACCTTCGGTCCGCAGCAGTTGCCGCGCGTCCCCGACGACGTGCAGGGTTTCTCCGAGCGGGTGGGGGAGCCAAGGACCGTGACGTCGTGGGACGGGCACACCCGGTGGCGGATGTACTACGTCGAGGTGTCCGACGGCGAGGTGTTGGCGATCGGGCAGCACCTCACCGAGGTCGAGGCGGCGGTCAAGCGGCTCATCCTGATCGACATGCTGGTCGGTGGGGCGGTGCTGATCCTGCTCGCCTCGGTCGGCGCGGCCATCGTGCGGACCAGCCTGAAACCGTTGGTGGAGATCGAACGTACCGCCGCCGCGATCGCCGGGGGTGATCTCAGCCGCCGGGTGCCCGACCCCGAGTACGGGCAGCCCTGTCCCACCTCGGAGCTGGGTCGGCTGTCCCGTGCGTTGAACGCGATGCTCAGCCAGATCGAGATGGCCTTCACCGCCCGCGCGGCGTCCGAGTTCGCGGCCCGCTCCGCCGAGAGCGCCGCCCGGGAGGCGGCGGAGGCGGCCCGTGCCTCCGAGGCGCGCTCCCGGCGCTCGGAGGAGCGGATGCGCCAGTTCGTCGCGGACGCCTCGCACGAGCTGCGGACCCCGCTGACCACCATCCGGGGCTTCGCCGAGCTGTACCGGCAGGGTGCGGCCCGCGCCCCCGAGCAGACCTCCGACCTGCTGCGTCGGATCGAGGACGAGGCGTCCCGGATGGGTCTGCTGGTGGAGGACCTGCTGCTGCTGGCCCGGCTGGACCTGGAGCGGCCGTTGTCGCTCGCCCCGGTGGAACTGCCCGTGCTGGCCGCCGACGCGGTGGAGGCGGCCCGGGCGACCGCGCCGGACCGGCGGATCGAGCTGGAGATCCAGTCGGGTTCCGGGCCGTTGGTGGTGCGCGGCGACGACGCCCGGCTGCGGCAGGTGATCGGCAACCTGATGACGAACGCGCTGCGGCACACCCCATCGGAGGCGTCGGTGACGCTGCGGCTGCGCGCCGAACCCGGCGACCTGGCGGTGATCGAGGTCGCCGACACCGGGCCGGGGCTCACCGGCGAGCAGGCGGAACGGGTCTTCGAACGCTTCTACCGGGCGGACGCCTCGCGGACCCGACGCAGTGGGTCGTACACCGGTACCGGCCTGGGCCTGGCCATCGTCGCGGCGCTGGTGTCGGTGCACCAGGGCACCGTGGAGGTGACCGACACACCGGGTGGGGGTGCCACCTTCCGGATCCGGCTGCCGTTGGCGCCCGCCACGGACATCGATGACGAATGA
- a CDS encoding response regulator transcription factor, producing MAATQTEARLLVVEDDPNILELLSASLRFAGFDVATATSGSAALSAARDHRPDLVVLDVMLPDLDGFEVIRMMREGGTRTPVVFLTARDATDDKIRGLTLGGDDYVTKPFSLEELTARIRAVLRRTSTGEQTPARLTFADLELDEETHEVYRAGQRVQLSPTEFKLLRYLMLNANRVLSKAQILDHVWNYDFRGDDNIVESYISYLRRKVDTIEPRLIHTLRGVGYVLRKPAA from the coding sequence ATGGCGGCTACCCAGACCGAGGCCCGACTGCTCGTGGTCGAGGACGATCCCAACATCCTCGAACTGCTCTCCGCGAGCCTGCGGTTCGCCGGGTTCGACGTGGCCACCGCCACCAGCGGCAGCGCCGCGCTCAGCGCGGCCCGGGACCACCGGCCCGATCTGGTGGTGCTCGACGTGATGCTGCCGGACCTGGACGGCTTCGAGGTGATCCGGATGATGCGCGAGGGCGGCACCCGTACGCCGGTGGTCTTCCTCACCGCCCGGGACGCCACCGACGACAAGATCCGTGGGTTGACCCTCGGCGGCGACGACTATGTCACCAAGCCGTTCAGCCTGGAGGAGTTGACCGCCCGGATCCGGGCGGTACTGCGCCGCACCAGCACCGGCGAGCAGACGCCCGCCCGCCTCACCTTCGCCGACCTGGAGCTGGACGAGGAGACCCACGAGGTGTATCGGGCCGGTCAGCGGGTCCAGCTCTCGCCGACCGAGTTCAAGCTGCTGCGTTACCTGATGCTCAACGCCAACCGGGTGCTCTCCAAGGCGCAGATCCTCGACCACGTCTGGAACTACGACTTCCGGGGCGACGACAACATCGTCGAGTCCTACATCTCCTACCTGCGGCGCAAGGTCGACACCATCGAGCCCCGGCTCATCCACACCCTGCGGGGGGTCGGGTACGTACTCCGCAAGCCGGCGGCGTGA